DNA from bacterium:
TAATTCAGTGAGGCAGAGGAAAAGGAAAAGACAGCGAATCAGAGCTTTTGTCTAACCCTGCGTTGCAGTTGACGGCGGGGGACTGTGCGGTGGTCAGAGTTTTGTGGTCTCTCAAAGTTTTATCTTGTTATCAAACTTTTGTGGCAATCCTCCCCGCCGCACCTGAACTTTATCGTTAGACAGGCTGGGCAGACAAGAAGAAGGAGAAGTTATTCCTGTTGGAAGTTTTGGTGAGAATATTTGCTCCTTTAGCGGACTATACTAGGCTTGCGAGATTGATGCTTTTCGGAAAGAGTTGCTTATCCCTTAGAAGCAACAGGGGGGAGGCTAAGAGGGTTTACTGAAAAGTGATAGTTAGGTAAGATAGAGGAGGCAAGAAGGTTTTACCTGTTGTGGGAAAGGAGAGTTTAACCTTGTAATGGAAATGAATATAGAGGAGATAAAAAGAAAAGTAGGCACAGGTTTTTATGAAGTAGCTAAACACGCTGAAATTGAAAGGCAAAAAGATGGTCTGGAAATTAAAGATGTAAAAAATTCTATCTTCAATGGCAGGATTATTGAGGAGTATCCTGATGACCCGAGGAATCCATCCTGTCTGGTTTTTGGATTTGATAAGAATGGTATTCCTATTCATTCTCTTTGTGCTTTCTTAAAAAGTGGAAAGATTCGTATTTGTACGGTTTACATTCCAGACGATG
Protein-coding regions in this window:
- a CDS encoding DUF4258 domain-containing protein, whose product is MEMNIEEIKRKVGTGFYEVAKHAEIERQKDGLEIKDVKNSIFNGRIIEEYPDDPRNPSCLVFGFDKNGIPIHSLCAFLKSGKIRICTVYIPDDDEWINYQIRKR